The DNA region CACGGCCAGGACGAGGGTGCGGCGCACGGCCGCGAGCGAGACGGACATGGCGCGGAAGCGTACCGGCGCACGGACACGGCGACCGACGCCGGCGCGGCGCCACGGGCTTAGGATCACGCCATGACCGCGACGGACACCACGGCCTACGAACCGCTGCTCGAGGGCGGCTTCGACGCGCTGTTCACCTCCAACGTCATGATCGTCACGGGCAAGGGTGGCGTGGGCAAGACCACCGTGGCCGCGGCACTGGCGCTGGCCGGCCGCGCCTCGGGCCGCCGCACGTTGCTGGTGGAGGTCGAAGGCCGCCAGGGCTTCTCGCGCACGTTCGGCACGGCACCCTGGGACTACACCGAGCGCGAGTTCCGCCCGGGCCTGTGGGGCGCCGCGATCGACCCGACCGAGGCCGTGTACGAATACCTCGAGTTGTTCTACGGCCTCAAGCGCGTCCAGTGGGTGATGGAGCGCTCGAACGCGCTGGACTTCGTGACCACCGCCGCGCCGGGGCTGCGCGACCTGCTGCTGGTCGGCAAGATCTACGAGATCGAGGCCCGCAAGCGCGAGGACGGCCGCCGCCAGTACGACCTGATCGTCGTCGACGCGCCGCCGACCGGCCGCATCGTGCCGTTCCTGCAGGCCCCGGAAGGGGTGACGGAGATCGTGCGCGTCGGGCCGATCAAGCGGCAGGCCGGCCAGATCCGCGAGATGCTGACCAACCCCAG from Egicoccus sp. AB-alg2 includes:
- a CDS encoding ArsA family ATPase: MTATDTTAYEPLLEGGFDALFTSNVMIVTGKGGVGKTTVAAALALAGRASGRRTLLVEVEGRQGFSRTFGTAPWDYTEREFRPGLWGAAIDPTEAVYEYLELFYGLKRVQWVMERSNALDFVTTAAPGLRDLLLVGKIYEIEARKREDGRRQYDLIVVDAPPTGRIVPFLQAPEGVTEIVRVGPIKRQAGQIREMLTNPRRTTAVITTLLEEMPVREAGEGISALRKAGIAVGPVIANQVRTPRLDAAARAALDAMGAAGLRDRAVAAGATMSGRTAELALDIAHTHADRVDLQTELRAELGDSCQVPVLSLPLLTRATFDAADLEVLADVLALQVGEDGPHAVESMGEALDAFLRGGAAA